A single Leptospira kirschneri serovar Cynopteri str. 3522 CT DNA region contains:
- a CDS encoding glycosyltransferase family A protein yields MVLAPIALFVYNRPEHTRRTIDSLSNNDYAEQSELFVFCDGPKPNTNMDKIREVRSIVKKAAGFKNVIVYEKEVNVGLAKSIISGVTELVTKHGKIIVLEDDMVTSKYFLTYLNHGLEYYKNLNRVVSIHAYRLPFTAKTPETYFLRGADCWGWATWKRGWDLFEVDGQKLLNKLVSEKLIYQFDMQGSYPYTQMLKDQIAGKNDSWAIRWYASTFLQNKLTLYPARSLVFNIGLDSSGTHCEVTDEYDVDLSSTPIRIETIQIEENVFVRNLYRDYFRKLSRSDLKTRIFGRLKQLLKHMKTRIWPRKSSLP; encoded by the coding sequence ATGGTATTAGCGCCGATTGCACTTTTTGTTTATAATAGACCGGAACATACAAGAAGAACGATCGATTCTTTATCAAACAACGATTATGCGGAACAGTCTGAATTATTTGTATTTTGTGATGGGCCTAAGCCTAATACAAATATGGACAAGATCAGAGAAGTCAGATCGATTGTCAAAAAAGCGGCTGGTTTTAAAAACGTTATCGTTTATGAAAAAGAAGTCAATGTAGGTTTAGCAAAATCCATTATATCTGGAGTGACTGAACTAGTAACAAAACATGGCAAAATTATCGTTTTAGAAGACGATATGGTAACCTCGAAATATTTTTTGACTTATTTAAATCATGGATTAGAATATTATAAGAATTTAAATCGAGTTGTTTCCATACACGCCTATCGGCTTCCGTTTACCGCAAAAACTCCCGAGACGTATTTTTTAAGAGGCGCCGATTGTTGGGGTTGGGCGACTTGGAAAAGGGGCTGGGATCTATTTGAAGTCGATGGACAAAAACTTCTAAATAAACTAGTTTCAGAAAAACTAATTTATCAATTTGATATGCAAGGATCTTATCCTTATACTCAAATGTTAAAAGATCAAATTGCGGGTAAAAACGATTCCTGGGCCATACGATGGTATGCTTCCACCTTTTTACAAAATAAATTAACGTTGTATCCTGCGAGATCCTTAGTGTTTAACATTGGATTGGATTCTTCCGGAACACATTGTGAGGTTACAGACGAGTATGACGTAGACTTGAGTTCAACACCGATTCGGATTGAAACGATTCAAATCGAAGAGAATGTTTTCGTTAGAAATTTATATAGAGATTATTTTCGTAAACTCAGTCGATCGGATTTGAAAACTCGAATTTTTGGTCGATTGAAACAACTTCTAAAACATATGAAAACAAGGATTTGGCCTAGAAAATCTAGTCTGCCGTAA